The Fictibacillus arsenicus genome contains a region encoding:
- a CDS encoding glucoamylase family protein, with product MMDTQKLLDLEAKGCFDFFWKESNADKNSPGYGLILDQSANKKVASIASNGFGLTAIIIGIERGWITREEGYERTKGTLETYLNNVEHASGFFYHFLNMQTGKKNEEWYDCASIIDTAIFLCGAVTSAEYFGGEISELFEKIYARVDWNVYYDELVNQFYMGYTPERGGFHHWDMYAEQMMMYVLGVASPTHPVPAKIYDGFKRSKGKYKEYEYIHAPGNAMFVHQYSHAFVDFRGIVDGDGIDWFENSVKASLANRAFCKEKSSEFKTYHENSWGLTASASPTGYRVPGAPPYYEGCEPELEGTIAPTGAAGSIVFTPEESIAAMKYFYEEHPQLWGEYGFQDSYNLDVSPPWYSDHVIGIDKGITLLMIENYQTGLVWDLFMKNKYVKRGADLLGWKKKEESTVK from the coding sequence ATGATGGATACGCAAAAACTTTTGGATTTAGAAGCTAAAGGCTGTTTCGATTTTTTCTGGAAAGAATCGAATGCTGATAAAAATAGTCCTGGGTACGGTTTGATTTTAGATCAGTCGGCGAATAAGAAAGTAGCAAGCATTGCGTCCAATGGATTCGGTTTGACGGCGATCATCATTGGGATCGAGCGCGGCTGGATTACACGTGAGGAAGGCTATGAACGCACAAAAGGAACGCTTGAGACTTACTTAAACAATGTAGAGCATGCAAGCGGATTCTTCTACCACTTCTTAAATATGCAAACAGGGAAAAAGAATGAAGAATGGTATGATTGCGCGTCCATTATTGATACTGCGATCTTCTTATGCGGGGCGGTTACTTCAGCTGAATATTTTGGCGGAGAGATCAGCGAGCTTTTTGAAAAAATTTATGCACGCGTGGACTGGAACGTTTATTACGATGAGCTGGTGAACCAGTTTTATATGGGCTACACCCCTGAAAGAGGGGGCTTCCACCATTGGGACATGTACGCAGAACAGATGATGATGTACGTACTTGGCGTGGCATCACCTACACATCCGGTTCCTGCTAAGATTTACGATGGTTTTAAGCGCAGTAAAGGCAAGTACAAAGAGTATGAATACATTCACGCACCTGGAAACGCCATGTTTGTTCATCAATATTCACATGCGTTCGTTGATTTTAGAGGAATTGTAGACGGAGACGGTATCGACTGGTTTGAAAACTCGGTAAAAGCATCACTCGCAAACCGTGCATTCTGTAAAGAAAAATCAAGTGAGTTTAAGACGTATCATGAAAACTCATGGGGCTTAACGGCTAGCGCGAGTCCTACGGGTTATCGTGTACCAGGTGCGCCTCCTTATTATGAAGGATGTGAACCAGAGCTTGAGGGTACGATCGCACCGACTGGGGCAGCGGGTTCAATTGTATTTACTCCGGAAGAGTCGATTGCAGCGATGAAGTATTTTTATGAAGAACATCCTCAGCTTTGGGGAGAGTATGGTTTCCAGGATTCTTACAATTTAGATGTAAGTCCTCCATGGTACTCAGATCATGTGATCGGGATCGACAAAGGCATAACACTGCTCATGATCGAAAACTATCAAACTGGTTTAGTGTGGGATCTTTTTATGAAAAACAAATATGTAAAACGCGGCGCTGATCTTTTAGGCTGGAAAAAGAAAGAAGAGAGCACAGTAAAATGA
- a CDS encoding carbohydrate ABC transporter permease — protein sequence MQTKTQHVNKYYFKTKRMFLGMQGTDGLLFKLLIYGLLIGIGFVYLYPLLYMGVYSFKSLDDLLNPLVNWIPTQFYTGNYEQANKVMDFFSTLMETLYVTVLPALAQTAVAAVVGYGLARFDFKGKKIIFVLVLATFIIPPQVTLIPRYIFFNELNILGSLSAFLLPATFGQGLNSAIFILIFYQFFRAVPKALEEAAQLDGAGHFRIFFTIALPMALPAIIISFLFSFVWYWNETYLAAIYFGDALTTLPLQLQKFVATYQKMFPAEMGVSGGNQLNEGIKMAGTVLSILPLLIVYFITQRWFVEGVDRSGITGE from the coding sequence GTGCAAACAAAAACACAACATGTAAACAAATATTATTTTAAAACGAAACGAATGTTTTTGGGCATGCAAGGGACGGATGGTCTTCTTTTCAAACTCTTGATCTACGGACTCTTGATCGGGATCGGATTCGTGTACTTATATCCACTTCTCTACATGGGTGTATACAGTTTCAAGAGTTTAGATGACTTGTTAAATCCCCTTGTGAACTGGATTCCAACTCAGTTTTATACAGGGAACTATGAACAAGCTAATAAAGTGATGGATTTCTTCTCTACTTTAATGGAAACGCTTTACGTTACGGTATTGCCTGCTTTGGCTCAAACAGCGGTTGCAGCGGTTGTTGGCTACGGGCTTGCACGTTTTGATTTTAAAGGGAAAAAGATCATCTTTGTTCTCGTTCTTGCCACATTCATCATCCCGCCTCAAGTGACGCTCATCCCGAGGTATATCTTCTTTAATGAGCTGAATATTTTGGGTAGTTTATCGGCGTTTTTGCTGCCCGCAACCTTTGGGCAAGGATTGAACAGTGCGATTTTCATCCTGATTTTTTATCAGTTTTTCCGTGCTGTTCCTAAAGCTCTGGAAGAAGCAGCGCAACTGGATGGAGCAGGGCATTTTCGGATTTTCTTTACGATCGCGCTTCCGATGGCGTTGCCGGCGATTATCATCTCGTTTTTGTTTTCCTTCGTGTGGTATTGGAACGAAACGTATTTAGCGGCTATCTATTTCGGTGACGCCCTGACGACACTGCCGCTTCAACTGCAAAAATTCGTCGCTACGTATCAGAAGATGTTCCCGGCTGAGATGGGAGTGAGCGGGGGCAACCAATTGAATGAAGGGATAAAGATGGCAGGTACTGTGCTTTCGATCCTACCGCTCTTGATCGTTTATTTTATAACGCAACGCTGGTTTGTTGAGGGTGTGGATCGTTCGGGGATTACTGGAGAGTAA
- a CDS encoding carbohydrate ABC transporter permease has product MKRLRNNRNITGLLFVSPWIIGFLIFTAFPLLYSLFLSFQQVKITTDGIKTKFVKFGNYEYAFTVDGTFLDRVMTYLEEMVISVPIIIVFSLIIALLLNQKVKFRGVFRTIFFLPVIIASGPVIKELIDQGITTIPSIEQYAIYQTLNENPEGFFNGILLYLIKNLIVILWYSGVQILIFLAALQKMDKQIFDAAKIDGASNWEFFWKITLPSLVPMIVVNLIYTIVTYSVFSLNPIIEHIQKNMFKVDTGYGYASALSWIYFLIIAAALAIAVGAMTLKRKKNYT; this is encoded by the coding sequence ATGAAAAGGCTGAGGAATAACAGAAATATCACTGGGCTGCTCTTTGTTTCACCTTGGATTATCGGCTTTCTTATCTTCACGGCTTTTCCTCTTTTATACTCGCTGTTTCTGAGTTTTCAGCAAGTCAAGATCACGACTGATGGCATTAAGACGAAATTTGTGAAATTTGGAAACTATGAATATGCGTTTACAGTGGATGGTACGTTTTTGGACCGGGTTATGACGTATCTGGAAGAAATGGTGATCTCTGTTCCGATTATCATCGTTTTTTCATTGATTATCGCGCTTCTCTTAAATCAAAAGGTAAAATTTCGCGGTGTGTTCCGGACGATTTTCTTTCTGCCCGTCATCATAGCGAGCGGACCGGTAATCAAAGAACTGATCGATCAGGGGATCACGACGATTCCTTCTATCGAGCAATATGCGATCTACCAGACGTTAAACGAAAACCCAGAAGGTTTTTTTAACGGAATTCTGCTGTATTTGATCAAAAACTTAATCGTTATTCTCTGGTACTCAGGTGTTCAGATTTTGATCTTTCTTGCCGCTCTTCAGAAGATGGACAAGCAGATCTTTGATGCAGCGAAGATTGATGGAGCAAGCAACTGGGAGTTCTTTTGGAAGATTACCCTGCCTAGCCTTGTACCGATGATCGTCGTGAATTTGATCTATACGATCGTCACATATTCTGTTTTTTCTTTGAATCCAATTATCGAACATATACAAAAGAACATGTTTAAAGTAGATACAGGCTATGGGTATGCATCAGCGCTGTCCTGGATTTACTTTCTCATTATCGCAGCAGCTCTGGCCATTGCCGTTGGTGCGATGACGTTAAAGAGAAAGAAAAATTACACCTAA
- a CDS encoding DUF5696 domain-containing protein, with the protein MYKKIMLALALLLVPITVLAAQDDKKSTDQPPAKPNTSQNLMKYTSSSFTKPEKKDVKPVQQQNTFKGFEKAAENESLALYVNEENLAIKVQNKKTKYVWNSGLDQPDQYRLNKTWEQMGQSAITVDYMDRRGKVRTESITTNDSSPRVKMTDNGFTASLYLNQSKLEFEVKAELEGSDLVVSIPEEEIKESKYTKIISMRVYPFLGAVNENDINGYMFIPDGSGALIRYEKSSNKADAPFTGAIYGTDEAFKKTETKKDSKVTPAKQIKMPVFGAVHGVKQNAFLAVIEEGYTHGDILAYPSGVSTDFNWIASEFHFRKEYYQPTSKNMKGLTLYQKSKNPFGVKLRYKFLQEEEADYVGMAKAYQNHLTDTEQLEKKEDKTGVRLEFLGGEVKEGLLWDSVLPMTKITSIPKMTDELKQEVKNMFVVYKGWSKGGLTGTLPNKFPFENNLGDEGEVKDTIKALQKDNIPTYFYTDYTKAYDGASGYSGSKDVAKKISSETISHSEDKKTIFYLSPEKALKAAKDESEEYKELGISNVAVDTSGYTLFSDFSTKKSSERSQTIKTYQKLFGTLKSQVGNVALYEPNTYLWSETDRYLDVPMNSSNYVFETDTVPFMQIVLKGYMPYYAPYSNFNSDTEDQMLRTIEYGAYPSFLLTEEPSHLLAKTASKHIYTSEYSIWKDKIIDQYKQVEKSLGQVEGEEIVSRTVPQTGVVEVAYSNGKVIIVNYTNVPYKKNGIIVKAKGFAVTEGGEANEKAEE; encoded by the coding sequence GTGTATAAAAAAATCATGCTTGCTCTAGCTCTATTGCTTGTACCGATCACGGTGTTAGCGGCACAAGATGATAAAAAAAGTACGGATCAGCCTCCTGCAAAACCGAATACCAGCCAAAATCTGATGAAATACACTTCTTCTTCGTTCACGAAGCCTGAAAAGAAAGATGTAAAGCCCGTTCAGCAGCAAAACACGTTTAAAGGTTTTGAGAAAGCAGCTGAAAACGAAAGCCTTGCTTTATATGTGAATGAAGAAAACTTGGCCATTAAGGTCCAAAACAAAAAGACCAAATACGTCTGGAACTCAGGACTCGATCAGCCAGATCAATACCGTTTGAACAAAACGTGGGAACAGATGGGGCAGTCTGCGATCACCGTCGACTACATGGACCGGCGCGGAAAGGTAAGAACAGAGAGCATCACGACGAATGATTCCAGTCCAAGAGTGAAGATGACGGACAATGGCTTTACAGCTTCTCTTTATTTGAACCAATCCAAGCTTGAGTTTGAAGTGAAGGCGGAGCTTGAAGGAAGCGACTTGGTGGTTTCCATACCCGAAGAGGAGATCAAAGAAAGCAAATATACGAAGATCATCTCGATGCGCGTCTATCCGTTCTTAGGTGCGGTGAACGAAAACGACATCAACGGGTATATGTTCATTCCGGATGGAAGCGGTGCTCTGATCCGCTATGAAAAGAGCAGCAACAAAGCAGATGCTCCGTTTACAGGCGCTATTTATGGTACAGACGAAGCGTTCAAAAAAACAGAAACGAAGAAGGACTCAAAAGTAACACCGGCTAAACAGATTAAGATGCCCGTTTTTGGCGCTGTTCATGGAGTAAAACAGAATGCCTTTTTAGCGGTCATTGAAGAGGGATACACGCACGGCGACATCCTAGCTTATCCATCTGGTGTTTCAACTGACTTTAACTGGATCGCTTCCGAGTTTCATTTTAGAAAAGAATACTATCAGCCGACAAGTAAAAACATGAAAGGCTTAACTCTCTATCAAAAATCAAAGAACCCGTTCGGTGTAAAGCTGAGATACAAGTTCCTTCAAGAGGAAGAAGCGGACTATGTCGGGATGGCGAAGGCTTACCAGAACCATCTGACAGACACGGAACAGCTGGAAAAAAAGGAAGACAAGACAGGTGTAAGGCTTGAGTTTCTTGGAGGAGAAGTAAAAGAAGGTCTTCTATGGGACTCTGTTCTTCCGATGACAAAGATAACGAGCATTCCAAAAATGACGGATGAACTTAAACAAGAAGTAAAAAACATGTTTGTCGTTTATAAAGGATGGTCAAAGGGCGGACTGACCGGAACACTGCCTAACAAGTTTCCATTTGAAAACAACCTAGGTGATGAGGGTGAAGTAAAAGACACGATTAAAGCTCTTCAAAAAGATAACATTCCGACTTACTTTTACACCGATTATACAAAAGCCTATGATGGTGCTTCCGGCTATTCGGGCAGTAAAGATGTAGCGAAGAAGATCAGTTCCGAGACGATCTCACACAGTGAGGATAAGAAAACCATCTTTTACTTATCGCCAGAAAAAGCTTTAAAAGCAGCTAAGGATGAAAGTGAAGAATACAAGGAGCTTGGAATTTCTAATGTTGCTGTGGATACGAGCGGATACACGCTGTTTTCCGATTTTAGCACGAAAAAATCGTCAGAACGCAGCCAGACGATCAAGACGTATCAAAAGCTGTTTGGAACGTTGAAAAGCCAAGTTGGAAACGTAGCTCTGTATGAGCCGAACACGTATTTATGGAGCGAGACAGACCGTTATCTGGATGTTCCGATGAATTCATCCAACTACGTGTTTGAAACCGACACAGTACCGTTCATGCAGATTGTTCTAAAAGGGTACATGCCGTATTATGCGCCTTACTCGAACTTTAACTCAGACACGGAAGATCAGATGCTGCGCACGATTGAGTATGGTGCGTACCCATCGTTCCTGTTAACAGAAGAGCCATCTCATCTTCTGGCTAAAACAGCATCCAAGCATATCTATACCTCTGAGTATTCGATCTGGAAAGACAAGATCATTGATCAATACAAACAAGTAGAAAAAAGTCTTGGACAGGTAGAAGGTGAAGAGATCGTAAGCAGGACCGTTCCACAGACCGGTGTTGTTGAAGTGGCTTATTCGAACGGAAAGGTCATCATTGTGAATTACACAAATGTTCCATACAAAAAGAATGGGATCATCGTCAAAGCTAAAGGATTTGCTGTAACGGAAGGAGGAGAAGCGAATGAAAAGGCTGAGGAATAA
- a CDS encoding YIP1 family protein, translated as MKRTLQFAALLVFLLVPLQSIASASVPYKTETLSADGQTIETQTAYMPVGTLMPDAGITNPEDIFSDTKGNLYVADSGTKTIIVADKNGNRIREIGKGILKSPTGVYVDDKEQIYVADYEEEKVFRFASDGKVEAEFGKPDSPLFGKKSSFKPQKVAVDRRGNIYVISEGSTNGMIQLSNEGSFLGYYGVNSTEASFSSFVQKLLTSESKKARMFMKTPPAPDNIALDDQGLVYSVTEGTTNEVIKKLNVAGKNMLFEDISEEKSLQDIAVDADGNMFVVSSTGEIYEYDSFGNLLFIFGGKDDGTNRLGLFKQPTGITIDPDGRLYVTDKERGLIQVFESTTFSNQVHKGIALFKEGRYVQSQKYWESVLEMNSSFGLAHSAMGSAYYKQQDYERALEEYKFANDVYGYSDSFWEVRHAWMQENLETVLFIVMILIVLFYIVKVVDKRKGILDKPRSSLRAVKKQKLIGELLFLFQFFRHPIDSFYYLKRKNYASVMSATILYIVLIAEYIYSRFYTGFIYNTVGTEATLLGELLLLVVPLALFIIVNYLVSTINDGEGRFKDIYIGTIYSLAPFLVFSLPFTLLSNVLTYNEAFVYVFSIRIIYAWCLVILFIMIKEIHNYTFSDTLRNIFVTLFGMVIMLLVVFIVFVLIDQVYDFVYSIIKEAVLRV; from the coding sequence ATGAAGCGTACATTACAATTTGCAGCATTATTAGTATTTTTGCTCGTTCCGCTCCAGTCGATCGCTTCTGCTTCTGTCCCTTATAAGACAGAGACGTTATCGGCGGATGGACAGACGATCGAAACACAGACCGCCTATATGCCGGTGGGCACACTTATGCCGGATGCGGGGATTACGAATCCTGAAGATATTTTTTCTGACACAAAAGGAAACCTCTATGTGGCTGATTCAGGTACGAAGACCATTATTGTAGCTGACAAGAATGGAAACAGGATCCGGGAGATCGGGAAAGGCATTTTAAAATCACCGACTGGCGTCTATGTGGACGATAAAGAACAGATTTATGTTGCGGATTATGAAGAAGAGAAGGTATTTCGCTTTGCTAGTGATGGCAAAGTAGAAGCGGAATTTGGGAAGCCTGACTCTCCGCTGTTCGGTAAAAAATCTTCTTTTAAACCGCAAAAAGTGGCCGTGGACAGACGCGGCAACATCTATGTGATCAGTGAAGGATCTACGAACGGTATGATTCAGCTAAGCAACGAAGGTTCGTTCCTTGGGTATTACGGGGTTAACAGCACAGAGGCTTCTTTCAGCTCGTTCGTGCAAAAGCTTCTGACCTCTGAGAGCAAAAAAGCAAGAATGTTCATGAAAACACCTCCTGCTCCGGATAATATCGCACTGGATGATCAGGGGCTCGTGTATTCCGTGACAGAAGGAACAACGAACGAGGTTATAAAAAAGCTGAATGTTGCAGGAAAGAACATGCTGTTTGAAGACATTTCAGAAGAAAAATCACTTCAGGATATCGCAGTTGATGCTGACGGAAACATGTTTGTCGTATCGAGCACAGGCGAAATCTATGAATATGACAGCTTTGGAAATCTATTATTTATTTTTGGCGGGAAAGACGATGGTACGAACCGGCTCGGATTATTTAAACAGCCGACCGGCATCACCATCGATCCTGACGGCAGACTGTATGTAACCGATAAAGAGCGCGGACTGATTCAGGTATTTGAATCAACTACCTTTTCGAATCAAGTACATAAAGGAATCGCGCTCTTTAAAGAGGGGCGTTATGTACAAAGTCAAAAGTACTGGGAATCCGTGCTGGAGATGAACTCCTCGTTTGGACTGGCGCATTCAGCCATGGGTTCTGCCTACTATAAACAGCAAGACTATGAAAGAGCTTTAGAAGAATACAAGTTTGCTAACGATGTGTACGGCTATTCGGATTCATTCTGGGAAGTCCGCCATGCATGGATGCAGGAAAATCTGGAGACCGTTTTGTTTATCGTTATGATCCTGATCGTCCTATTCTATATCGTGAAGGTCGTGGATAAGAGAAAAGGCATACTGGATAAGCCGCGCAGCAGCTTGAGAGCTGTGAAAAAACAGAAACTGATCGGGGAACTGCTCTTTTTGTTCCAGTTCTTCCGACATCCGATCGACAGCTTCTATTATTTAAAGCGCAAGAACTATGCATCGGTTATGTCAGCGACCATCCTGTATATCGTTCTGATCGCTGAGTATATCTACAGCCGGTTCTACACAGGTTTCATCTACAACACGGTTGGCACGGAAGCGACGCTGCTCGGAGAACTGCTGCTTCTCGTTGTTCCTCTTGCTCTTTTTATTATCGTGAACTATTTAGTCAGTACGATCAATGACGGAGAAGGAAGATTTAAGGATATTTATATCGGAACGATCTATTCGCTGGCACCGTTTCTTGTGTTCAGTCTGCCGTTCACGCTTCTATCAAATGTGCTGACGTATAACGAAGCGTTTGTTTATGTGTTCTCGATTCGCATCATCTACGCGTGGTGCCTGGTCATCTTATTCATCATGATTAAAGAAATTCACAACTACACGTTCTCTGATACGCTCAGAAACATTTTCGTTACGCTGTTTGGCATGGTGATCATGCTTCTCGTCGTGTTCATCGTATTCGTACTGATCGACCAAGTGTACGATTTTGTTTATTCCATCATAAAGGAGGCTGTTTTACGTGTATAA
- a CDS encoding carbohydrate ABC transporter permease, with protein MSAFQGTKMNPSKFHKSQLKFLAFLIPLAIFMALPIVYIFFHAFKPIDELFAYPPRFFVDKPTFQNFVDLFTKTNDTGVPMSRFLFNSVVVTLIVVVLTVIISTMAGYALSKKNFKMKKAIFEINTLALMFVPAAVAIPRYLLIDELGLINTFLVHILPLLAMPIGLFLVKQFIDQIPDELLEAARLDGASDFQIFVRIIVPLVKPAIATIAILSFQLVWNSIESSSLYVNDEGLKTFSFYMSTLTSTVDGNNVAGQGLAAAASLIMFIPNLVIFIILQSQVMNTMAHSGIK; from the coding sequence ATGTCGGCCTTTCAAGGGACAAAGATGAACCCGTCAAAGTTTCATAAAAGCCAATTGAAGTTCCTTGCTTTTCTGATTCCATTGGCTATATTTATGGCTTTGCCGATCGTCTATATATTTTTTCATGCATTTAAACCAATTGATGAATTGTTCGCATATCCGCCGCGCTTTTTTGTAGATAAGCCAACGTTTCAAAACTTTGTGGACCTGTTTACAAAAACGAACGATACGGGAGTACCGATGTCGCGTTTCTTGTTTAACAGTGTTGTCGTTACGCTCATTGTCGTGGTTCTGACTGTTATTATCAGCACGATGGCAGGCTACGCGTTATCTAAGAAAAATTTTAAGATGAAGAAAGCGATCTTTGAGATCAACACACTCGCGCTCATGTTCGTCCCGGCAGCTGTAGCCATTCCGCGCTACCTGTTAATCGACGAATTGGGACTGATTAACACGTTCTTGGTTCATATCCTGCCACTCCTTGCCATGCCGATTGGTTTGTTCCTGGTCAAGCAGTTTATCGACCAGATACCAGATGAGTTGCTGGAAGCAGCAAGGCTTGATGGAGCATCTGATTTTCAGATCTTCGTCCGAATCATCGTTCCGCTCGTGAAGCCTGCTATCGCAACGATTGCGATACTCTCCTTCCAGCTCGTATGGAACAGTATTGAGAGCTCGTCACTCTATGTGAACGATGAAGGACTGAAGACATTCTCGTTTTACATGTCGACTTTAACGTCAACGGTTGACGGTAATAATGTAGCAGGACAAGGACTTGCAGCTGCCGCCTCCTTGATCATGTTCATACCGAATCTAGTAATCTTTATTATTCTGCAGAGCCAGGTGATGAACACGATGGCCCATTCAGGAATCAAGTAA
- a CDS encoding carbohydrate ABC transporter permease — MKTKTTKRDHSHWMFLAPYIVLFTTFIIIPVGAAILLSFTYFNAIETPTFIGLSNYVGLITQDEVFMQKVLPNTLTFALIVGPGGYILSFILAWALAQVPKRMRTVLALIIYSPSMTAGVAMAVVWTIIFSGDETGYLNSLLLTIGVLLEPIQWLQSPEYLMKIMIFVTLWGSMGVGFLAMLSGVLNINTEIYEAGYIDGINNRFQEIIYITIPSMKPQMLFGAVMAVVGTFQAGAIGVALSGANPTPQYAGQLMVNHLEDYGFIRYEMGYAAAISVVLLIVVYAFSKVAWRLFGEKD; from the coding sequence ATGAAAACAAAAACAACTAAACGAGACCACTCACATTGGATGTTCCTTGCACCATACATTGTCCTGTTTACAACATTCATCATCATACCTGTTGGGGCGGCTATCCTATTGTCATTCACGTATTTTAACGCGATTGAAACCCCAACATTTATCGGGTTGAGCAACTACGTCGGTCTGATCACGCAAGATGAAGTGTTCATGCAGAAAGTCTTGCCAAACACGTTAACGTTTGCCTTGATCGTTGGACCAGGAGGGTATATCTTATCGTTTATTCTCGCGTGGGCACTCGCTCAAGTACCAAAACGGATGCGGACGGTTCTTGCGTTGATCATCTACTCACCGTCGATGACAGCAGGTGTTGCGATGGCGGTTGTTTGGACGATCATCTTCAGTGGAGATGAGACAGGTTATTTGAACAGTTTGCTTCTTACAATAGGTGTTTTGCTGGAGCCGATCCAGTGGCTGCAGTCACCTGAATACCTCATGAAGATCATGATCTTTGTAACGCTCTGGGGCAGTATGGGAGTTGGATTTCTCGCAATGCTGTCTGGCGTTCTCAACATTAACACCGAGATCTATGAAGCAGGATACATTGATGGGATCAACAACCGTTTTCAGGAGATCATCTACATTACGATTCCTTCCATGAAGCCGCAGATGCTGTTCGGTGCCGTAATGGCAGTTGTTGGAACGTTTCAGGCTGGGGCGATCGGTGTTGCCTTGTCGGGAGCGAACCCGACACCGCAATATGCCGGTCAGCTGATGGTCAACCACTTAGAGGACTATGGTTTTATCCGCTACGAAATGGGATATGCTGCTGCGATCTCCGTTGTTCTTCTCATTGTTGTATATGCGTTCTCAAAAGTAGCCTGGAGGCTGTTTGGAGAAAAGGACTAG